A single Leptospira biflexa serovar Patoc strain 'Patoc 1 (Paris)' DNA region contains:
- a CDS encoding four-helix bundle copper-binding protein, which yields MNRKELLQKAGMAVAVSGILSTLSAEDHDHSTAMPTAGKSKYAKAMMAAIHCQLSAEVCLSHCITELGKGDKAMAACAASTREVISLCDSFVKLASQNSSFTKKLANLCVEVCEACAKECDKHANHHAVCKECRDSCLACAKELKKV from the coding sequence ATGAATCGCAAAGAATTATTACAAAAAGCAGGGATGGCAGTGGCTGTTTCTGGAATTTTATCGACACTTTCTGCAGAAGACCATGACCATTCAACTGCGATGCCAACGGCTGGGAAATCCAAGTATGCAAAAGCGATGATGGCTGCCATCCATTGCCAATTGTCTGCTGAAGTATGCCTCAGTCATTGCATCACCGAACTTGGTAAAGGTGATAAAGCGATGGCTGCATGTGCCGCTTCCACACGAGAAGTGATTAGCCTTTGTGACTCGTTTGTGAAACTTGCGAGCCAAAACTCATCGTTTACAAAAAAACTAGCAAACCTTTGTGTGGAAGTTTGTGAGGCTTGTGCCAAAGAATGTGACAAACATGCAAACCATCATGCAGTCTGTAAAGAATGCCGTGATAGTTGCCTTGCTTGTGCAAAAGAGTTGAAAAAAGTTTAA
- a CDS encoding esterase/lipase family protein — protein sequence MFRFIEYLERFWALVSFYLPSHLSIENNKDKNILIVPGFKAGRFYYARLKSNLDNLGFKVGILSTLRNPTSLEEAVQYLAKQILTAPNEVTLIAHNTGGLLVLILPDEARRKVKRLITLGTPFHGSDRFTNTRYSYWGFESDWVKTNYKNALFFPLFQPLSAIEDFSFPPQESTEFGQGRDLWFDIPGNYNLVRRTENIRTLREFLGTPKDNVNLTPSPKANPEFAVPKKIEVDFSKYEPAVYKKNQIKLTKTKSSPKKAKAKPKASPKPKTTTKPVTQSKVISKPKAKKKTTKRNK from the coding sequence ATGTTTCGATTCATTGAATATCTGGAACGATTTTGGGCTTTAGTGTCATTTTACCTCCCTAGTCATTTATCGATTGAAAACAACAAAGATAAAAACATCCTCATTGTCCCTGGGTTTAAGGCTGGTCGTTTTTATTATGCAAGGTTAAAATCTAATTTAGACAATTTAGGATTCAAAGTGGGGATTTTGTCCACATTAAGAAATCCTACATCTTTGGAAGAAGCAGTACAATACCTTGCCAAACAAATTTTAACGGCACCTAACGAAGTCACGTTGATTGCTCATAACACGGGTGGACTTTTGGTTTTAATTTTGCCTGACGAAGCAAGAAGAAAGGTAAAACGTCTCATCACTTTAGGAACACCTTTCCATGGTTCCGATCGTTTTACAAACACCAGATATTCATATTGGGGATTTGAGTCCGATTGGGTAAAAACCAATTATAAAAACGCTTTATTTTTTCCATTGTTCCAACCGCTTTCGGCAATCGAAGACTTTAGTTTCCCACCCCAAGAAAGTACAGAGTTTGGTCAAGGGCGGGATCTTTGGTTTGATATTCCTGGAAATTATAACCTGGTGAGACGAACAGAAAACATTAGGACATTACGTGAATTTTTAGGTACTCCCAAAGACAATGTGAATCTCACACCAAGTCCCAAGGCAAATCCTGAGTTTGCCGTCCCTAAAAAAATAGAAGTGGATTTTTCTAAATATGAACCAGCAGTTTATAAAAAGAACCAAATCAAATTAACAAAAACAAAATCATCACCTAAAAAAGCTAAGGCGAAACCGAAAGCGAGTCCCAAACCAAAAACCACAACTAAGCCGGTCACTCAATCTAAGGTGATTTCAAAACCGAAAGCCAAAAAGAAAACAACCAAACGAAACAAATAA
- a CDS encoding UTP--glucose-1-phosphate uridylyltransferase, giving the protein MEKETSDQLIRETMKTAGLSDSFIADFIQKVDAVRNGETGMVRWEEVGDLDPNADEISLEEIHSSYPLDRALLSKLVVIKLNGGLGTSMGLDKAKSLIPIKGTLSFLSVMSKQIEFLRTKFGIEVPLLFMDSYNTQEDSQKELKLNGFKQTLRSSFLQHKVPRLDAKTYAPIQSKVEKDNWCPPGHGDIYFTMMEEGILDELLNKGFEIAFLSNGDNLGATVDPQIVSYLLKENIHFAMEMTPKTLADKKGGAIYRKLVGGKMTQYELLETAQVPKEYEHEFSGLGKFRTFSTNNLWINLRALKERFNQGNFSLSLIVNPKQVDGKDIIQLETAMGSAVGNFSKFKGIIIPRDRFAPVKKTEDYLIRRSDAYVLNEDFSLTMAKERKEKGLGEVLVSLDEKHYKKIQQFDALFVSLPSLLYCEELVVEGEVLFDVPVTIKGKVKFQNTSGTLKKLSSLNKTDFENQTITL; this is encoded by the coding sequence ATGGAGAAAGAAACCTCAGACCAATTGATTCGCGAAACCATGAAAACGGCCGGACTTTCGGACTCGTTCATTGCTGATTTTATTCAAAAGGTAGATGCCGTTCGGAATGGAGAAACGGGCATGGTTCGTTGGGAGGAAGTGGGAGATTTGGACCCAAATGCCGACGAAATTTCTTTAGAAGAAATCCATAGTTCTTATCCTCTTGATCGGGCTCTCCTTTCCAAACTTGTAGTCATCAAACTGAATGGTGGGCTTGGGACGAGCATGGGCCTCGACAAAGCAAAGTCTCTCATCCCGATCAAAGGTACATTGTCCTTTCTTTCGGTAATGTCCAAACAAATTGAATTCTTACGAACCAAGTTTGGTATTGAAGTGCCCCTTCTTTTTATGGATTCATACAATACCCAAGAAGATTCACAAAAAGAATTAAAACTAAATGGCTTCAAACAAACATTACGTTCCAGTTTTTTGCAACACAAAGTACCAAGGTTGGATGCAAAAACCTACGCACCCATTCAATCCAAGGTAGAAAAAGATAACTGGTGCCCTCCTGGTCATGGTGATATTTATTTTACGATGATGGAAGAAGGGATTTTGGATGAACTTTTGAACAAAGGTTTTGAAATTGCATTTCTTTCCAATGGTGATAATTTAGGGGCAACTGTTGACCCACAAATAGTTTCTTATTTACTCAAGGAAAACATCCATTTTGCAATGGAGATGACACCAAAAACGTTAGCTGATAAAAAAGGTGGCGCCATCTACCGTAAGTTAGTTGGCGGTAAGATGACTCAATATGAACTTTTGGAAACGGCACAAGTACCGAAAGAATATGAACATGAATTTAGTGGACTCGGAAAATTTAGAACGTTTTCTACAAACAATCTTTGGATCAACTTACGTGCTTTAAAGGAAAGATTTAACCAAGGTAACTTTTCCCTTTCTCTTATCGTCAATCCAAAACAAGTAGATGGAAAAGACATCATTCAATTGGAAACAGCCATGGGAAGCGCCGTCGGGAATTTTTCCAAATTCAAAGGGATCATCATACCAAGAGATCGATTTGCACCTGTGAAAAAAACCGAAGATTATTTGATCAGGCGCTCCGATGCGTATGTATTAAATGAAGATTTTTCATTGACCATGGCCAAAGAACGAAAAGAAAAAGGCCTTGGCGAAGTGCTTGTCTCTTTGGATGAAAAACATTATAAAAAAATCCAACAATTTGATGCACTCTTTGTTTCTTTACCATCCTTGTTATATTGTGAAGAATTGGTGGTTGAGGGAGAGGTTTTATTTGATGTTCCTGTGACCATCAAAGGAAAAGTGAAATTCCAAAACACATCGGGGACACTCAAAAAACTATCTTCATTAAACAAAACGGATTTTGAAAATCAAACCATTACCTTATGA
- a CDS encoding MotA/TolQ/ExbB proton channel family protein yields the protein MQEFVDIGEKIIFLVMLLASILAIAVFIERLIVYKRNFNKESESLLDSLTLLIRHRDLKGTEKLLESHPMENSYTRFIHFVLEREKENHKGLSELMEGKILKEKLSLEERLPILNTLGNNTPFIGLLGTVLGVIKAFYGLGTLGNSGAEVVMRSISTALLATAAGLAVAIPVVMANNYFTRKMKLVIGQLEILSKEIHASFITSGKHNQSSSSTPNIHH from the coding sequence ATGCAAGAATTCGTAGACATTGGGGAAAAAATCATCTTCCTCGTTATGTTACTCGCGAGCATCCTCGCCATTGCTGTATTCATCGAAAGGTTGATTGTCTATAAACGCAATTTTAACAAAGAATCAGAATCGTTACTTGATTCACTCACCCTCCTCATCCGCCACCGAGATCTAAAAGGCACTGAGAAATTACTCGAAAGCCATCCTATGGAAAATTCTTACACTCGTTTCATTCATTTTGTATTAGAGCGTGAAAAGGAAAACCACAAGGGTTTATCTGAGCTCATGGAAGGGAAAATTCTAAAAGAAAAACTCAGTTTAGAAGAACGCCTTCCCATCTTGAATACACTCGGGAACAACACTCCGTTTATTGGACTTTTGGGAACAGTTCTTGGGGTCATCAAAGCATTTTATGGTTTGGGGACATTAGGGAACTCTGGAGCTGAAGTGGTGATGCGAAGTATCTCGACTGCACTCCTTGCGACAGCTGCAGGCCTTGCTGTGGCGATCCCTGTGGTAATGGCAAATAACTACTTCACACGTAAAATGAAACTAGTGATTGGGCAATTGGAAATCCTTTCCAAAGAAATCCATGCAAGTTTTATCACGAGTGGGAAACACAACCAATCGTCTAGCTCCACACCTAATATACACCATTAA
- a CDS encoding energy transducer TonB translates to MKSFTLFLQYKLRRFGLFRASLFASVSLHVFCYLVYFILTLPSEAAFQETSMEDVDVSFEEIPPELIGGTSSPAPVEKQEWVEGSNKDAEDQPDNSDINPNQLSGNGTDKDGYLFSYNGDKPPTPIIDFDLKAYFPEAAKAANISQKTVVVSVQVDEQGVLQSVRVVSGRAGYGFDEAAIRIIQRARFTPGYDKGKPTRMSHRLPISFDLEED, encoded by the coding sequence ATGAAGTCATTTACATTGTTCTTACAATACAAACTCAGACGGTTCGGGCTCTTCCGGGCCAGTCTTTTTGCTTCTGTGAGTTTGCATGTATTCTGTTATTTGGTTTACTTTATCCTTACGTTACCAAGTGAGGCGGCGTTCCAAGAAACTTCGATGGAAGATGTAGATGTTTCCTTCGAAGAAATTCCACCAGAACTCATTGGTGGGACATCAAGCCCAGCACCTGTTGAAAAACAAGAATGGGTGGAAGGTTCAAACAAAGATGCGGAAGACCAACCCGATAATTCTGATATCAATCCAAACCAACTTTCAGGGAATGGAACTGATAAAGACGGCTATCTATTTTCTTATAACGGCGACAAACCACCAACTCCGATCATTGACTTCGATTTAAAAGCCTATTTCCCAGAAGCGGCGAAAGCCGCAAACATCAGTCAAAAAACGGTAGTGGTCTCAGTGCAAGTAGACGAACAAGGTGTACTCCAAAGCGTGAGAGTTGTTTCTGGACGGGCTGGGTATGGGTTTGATGAAGCTGCGATCAGGATCATCCAAAGAGCAAGATTCACACCCGGATATGATAAGGGAAAACCAACTCGAATGTCTCATCGATTGCCGATAAGTTTTGATTTAGAAGAGGATTAA
- a CDS encoding LA_0364 family Cys-rich lipoprotein: protein MKGFVHSIFITIFLFCSCGAPFSFRSACYERNKCSTIEGACFLRNDAFYRISTGASEYSNTDLAAIVGSCIGLENVCRKNCESGTIF from the coding sequence ATGAAAGGGTTTGTTCATTCTATTTTCATAACTATTTTTCTATTTTGTAGTTGTGGAGCTCCGTTTTCGTTTCGATCTGCCTGTTACGAACGGAACAAATGTTCTACCATTGAAGGTGCCTGTTTTTTGCGTAACGATGCCTTTTATCGAATTTCCACCGGGGCTTCAGAGTACAGTAACACTGATTTGGCGGCAATTGTGGGGAGTTGTATCGGATTGGAAAACGTATGCCGGAAAAATTGTGAAAGTGGAACTATCTTTTAA
- a CDS encoding fibronectin type III domain-containing protein, with amino-acid sequence MFQNTKQKIALGTFFVMVSLIIVGFQSKPITGKTETKSSLKKPGLTPDPFALYQSIPPYASELTSSDLPSTLDLSSDFPTPIDQGSGKDNVGYTVGYGLISYLEAQKKGIRNLSSIGPSSANGQKLLYSANFIYNQLNSGKDQAVSLLDALVLATSRGSVPIEQMNEGNTSLRARPKANIVELGRKVRLNRIYKIEPHDLNSVKLALTEKKPVLIGYLVYENFLNPKPDVVFQQGSGEVLGAQSLVVLGFNDKKKAFKVWNTWGTQWGDQGYLWISYESFPKHTKSIYVADSAEENQLLSESKLMSHLDSLEFGEHNLFPPKEVYASRGDFSDRIRISWSSEKRAIGYEVYRKRKIDTKYQLVGLSKQPYFDDFGVQKNTAYHYRVASLDENYLSKPSIDSNDGYASEPTKTAGILPVTNLRASVAPTNDRIVLEWDNQSIPTTYIVYKWNAMARIFRFLGKTEKNTYTDLKASRNGDNEIYQVVPERNQLEGEASFYVSAHLDPSEVLKPRPQHFTASKGLYPGVTVLQWEGSPSALAYHIFRKTSGTWKRIAKTTELQFKEEDPSGKESFYAVTSEFEGEMFSLPSEPDVGYASLIAGRSLSLKAPNLTVTENRKSGEFWFSWNAIPKVTSYKILMRKKNEEEWSLVKETSDTNFKLQNLAKNQFYFFVIQSVQKGIGESLYSVPVTAVLSETIQDVKKVKTFGESAIQKFIGPWTAMYWDGKNKVKPVRLTIEAEDVEGNIIMKWNENQIFRGKNIVDSDLIEEKGKWKIKLSPNYESLSGEFEDKGLVPEKSQLSFIRE; translated from the coding sequence ATGTTTCAGAATACAAAACAAAAGATTGCTCTTGGGACTTTCTTCGTGATGGTGAGTCTCATCATCGTTGGCTTCCAATCAAAACCAATCACTGGGAAAACGGAAACAAAATCCTCGTTGAAAAAACCAGGCCTAACCCCAGATCCTTTTGCACTTTACCAAAGTATCCCACCCTACGCCTCAGAACTAACAAGTTCCGATTTACCATCAACTCTTGATTTGAGTTCCGATTTTCCAACTCCCATCGACCAAGGGAGTGGGAAAGACAATGTCGGATACACGGTTGGGTATGGACTCATTTCCTATTTAGAAGCACAGAAAAAAGGGATTCGAAACTTATCTTCCATCGGCCCAAGTTCCGCGAATGGACAAAAACTTCTCTACTCCGCCAATTTCATTTACAACCAATTGAATAGTGGAAAAGACCAAGCCGTTTCTCTACTTGATGCCTTGGTACTCGCTACCAGTCGTGGTTCGGTTCCCATCGAACAAATGAACGAAGGGAACACAAGTTTACGAGCAAGGCCCAAAGCCAATATTGTAGAATTGGGTAGAAAAGTTAGACTCAACCGAATTTACAAAATTGAACCTCATGATCTAAACTCCGTCAAACTCGCGTTAACAGAAAAAAAACCAGTGTTAATCGGTTATTTGGTTTATGAAAACTTTTTAAATCCAAAACCAGATGTGGTCTTCCAACAAGGGAGTGGTGAGGTGTTAGGCGCCCAATCACTTGTAGTTCTTGGATTTAATGATAAAAAGAAAGCATTTAAAGTATGGAATACTTGGGGAACACAATGGGGAGACCAAGGGTATCTTTGGATTTCTTACGAAAGTTTTCCAAAACATACAAAATCAATTTATGTGGCCGATTCAGCCGAAGAAAACCAATTGTTATCGGAATCAAAATTGATGAGCCACTTGGATTCTTTAGAATTTGGTGAACACAATTTGTTCCCACCAAAAGAGGTATATGCCTCCAGAGGAGACTTTTCAGATCGAATTCGGATTTCTTGGTCGAGCGAAAAACGAGCCATTGGATACGAAGTGTATCGAAAACGAAAAATTGACACCAAATACCAACTTGTTGGACTTTCCAAACAACCTTACTTCGATGATTTTGGTGTTCAAAAAAACACCGCCTATCATTACCGAGTGGCAAGTTTAGATGAAAATTATCTTTCAAAACCATCTATAGACTCAAACGATGGTTATGCGTCAGAACCAACAAAAACGGCAGGTATTTTACCTGTCACCAATTTACGAGCTTCCGTCGCCCCAACAAATGATCGGATTGTATTGGAATGGGACAATCAATCCATCCCCACTACCTACATTGTATACAAATGGAATGCAATGGCACGGATCTTTCGGTTTTTAGGTAAAACTGAAAAAAATACCTACACCGACCTAAAGGCAAGTCGCAACGGAGACAATGAAATTTACCAAGTGGTTCCCGAACGAAACCAATTAGAAGGGGAAGCAAGTTTTTATGTTTCGGCCCATTTAGACCCTTCTGAAGTTTTAAAACCAAGACCACAACATTTTACAGCTTCAAAAGGATTGTATCCTGGAGTTACCGTCTTACAATGGGAAGGTTCTCCGAGTGCCCTTGCCTATCATATCTTTCGAAAAACAAGTGGTACATGGAAACGAATTGCCAAAACAACTGAATTACAATTCAAAGAGGAAGACCCTTCTGGGAAGGAATCGTTTTATGCGGTCACATCTGAATTTGAAGGAGAAATGTTTAGCCTACCATCGGAACCTGATGTTGGATATGCTTCTCTTATTGCGGGCAGGTCACTGAGCCTTAAGGCGCCAAATCTAACCGTCACTGAAAACCGGAAGTCGGGTGAATTTTGGTTTAGTTGGAATGCCATACCAAAGGTAACTTCCTATAAAATTCTCATGAGAAAAAAGAATGAAGAAGAATGGAGTTTGGTGAAAGAAACTTCCGATACCAATTTTAAATTACAAAACTTAGCCAAAAACCAGTTTTACTTTTTTGTGATCCAATCGGTTCAAAAAGGGATTGGGGAAAGTTTATATTCGGTTCCTGTTACGGCTGTTTTATCCGAGACCATACAAGATGTTAAAAAAGTAAAAACTTTTGGTGAATCCGCCATACAGAAGTTTATCGGACCTTGGACGGCTATGTATTGGGATGGCAAAAACAAAGTGAAACCTGTTCGATTGACCATTGAAGCGGAAGATGTCGAAGGCAACATCATAATGAAATGGAATGAAAATCAAATCTTTCGTGGGAAAAACATCGTGGATTCTGATTTGATCGAAGAAAAAGGGAAATGGAAAATCAAACTCTCTCCAAATTACGAATCCCTGTCTGGCGAATTTGAAGACAAAGGATTGGTACCTGAAAAAAGCCAACTTTCCTTCATTCGAGAATGA